In one window of Lacticaseibacillus casei DSM 20011 = JCM 1134 = ATCC 393 DNA:
- a CDS encoding gluconate:H+ symporter — translation MDLLVLVLGILLLLVLIIKFKFNTYVSLIITAVVVALGLGMAPAKIATSIQTGIGSQLGELALVFGFGAMLGRLVADAGGAYRIAHTLINAFGRRGLQLAVVLASFIIGIALFFEVGIVLLVPIVFAIAAEAGVPILTLGIPMAAALSVTHGFLPPHPAPTAISTALGASAGLVLAYGVIIAVPTVYIAGPLFSKLAHRLVPDAFERRGNLKALGPQKTFKLDETPGFGISVLTSLFPVILMAIATVYELVLHGGKTPKAPTGMDNLIAFIGSPSIAMLISLLFAMWAMGYARKLPAKDIMATLEEAVKSIAMLLLVIGGGGAFKQVLIDGGVGDSVKNLFVSSSISPLILGWLIAVVLRIALGSATVAAMTASGLVLPLMQSAGIQPALMVLAIGAGSLAASHVNDAGFWMFREYFDLTIKQTLLTWTLLETIISVVGLGGVLLLSLFV, via the coding sequence ATGGATTTACTTGTCTTGGTGCTAGGCATTCTATTACTGTTGGTGTTGATTATTAAGTTTAAGTTCAACACTTATGTTTCTCTGATAATAACAGCTGTTGTTGTGGCGCTGGGGCTGGGGATGGCGCCGGCTAAGATCGCCACGAGTATTCAAACCGGTATTGGCTCGCAATTAGGTGAACTTGCGCTGGTCTTTGGTTTTGGTGCGATGCTGGGACGGCTGGTTGCCGACGCCGGTGGTGCTTATCGTATCGCCCACACGCTGATTAACGCGTTCGGACGCCGGGGCTTACAATTAGCGGTGGTTTTGGCTTCTTTCATCATCGGCATTGCTTTGTTTTTTGAAGTCGGGATCGTTTTGCTGGTTCCGATCGTCTTTGCCATTGCTGCCGAAGCCGGTGTCCCGATTTTGACACTTGGCATTCCGATGGCAGCCGCCTTGTCGGTTACGCACGGCTTCTTACCGCCACATCCGGCACCGACAGCCATTTCGACAGCGCTGGGTGCTTCAGCTGGACTGGTGCTGGCATATGGGGTCATCATTGCAGTCCCAACGGTCTACATTGCCGGCCCGCTATTTTCCAAACTTGCCCATCGGCTGGTTCCGGATGCTTTTGAACGGCGTGGCAATTTAAAAGCGTTGGGGCCGCAAAAAACCTTCAAGCTTGATGAAACCCCGGGCTTCGGTATCTCGGTTTTGACATCGCTGTTTCCGGTTATCCTGATGGCTATTGCGACGGTCTATGAACTGGTTCTGCATGGTGGCAAAACGCCAAAAGCACCGACAGGCATGGATAATTTGATCGCCTTTATCGGGTCACCGAGTATCGCGATGCTAATCTCACTTCTATTCGCTATGTGGGCCATGGGTTATGCCCGCAAGCTGCCGGCCAAGGATATCATGGCTACGTTGGAAGAGGCAGTGAAGTCCATTGCGATGCTGCTGTTGGTTATCGGTGGCGGCGGTGCGTTTAAGCAAGTCTTAATTGATGGCGGCGTTGGCGACTCCGTGAAAAATCTATTCGTCTCATCGTCCATTTCGCCACTGATTCTTGGCTGGTTAATTGCCGTGGTTTTGCGAATCGCCCTTGGCTCGGCAACCGTTGCCGCCATGACCGCTTCCGGACTGGTGTTGCCTCTGATGCAAAGCGCCGGTATCCAACCGGCTTTGATGGTGCTGGCAATTGGCGCAGGATCATTGGCAGCCAGCCACGTCAACGACGCCGGATTTTGGATGTTCCGTGAATATTTTGACCTCACCATTAAGCAAACCCTGCTGACATGGACCTTGTTGGAAACAATTATCTCGGTTGTCGGACTGGGTGGCGTGCTTTTGTTGAGTTTGTTTGTTTAA
- a CDS encoding metal ABC transporter permease — protein MNLFAYAFMQNAFMASTFIAITTGIVGVFVVARNMSFLAHTLSEVGFAGAAFAVFAGIRPLDGMLMFTAISSISVGRMSVQASRREASISAVSSLFIGLGILFLSLSSANASYATTILFGSIIGISRSDVWQLVALAAGVLFTLYFGYRRLAFDSFDPVGSAAQGLKSKYISIYFLLILAVSVSIGAQIVGSLLVFILLTLPPNVAKYLGRTLPQMIVISVITALIGVWSGLYLGFLTNWPVTFFIAAIEFIFYFLALWYHHQTN, from the coding sequence ATGAATTTATTTGCTTATGCCTTCATGCAAAATGCTTTTATGGCTAGCACGTTTATTGCTATCACGACCGGTATTGTCGGCGTCTTTGTGGTTGCCCGTAACATGTCCTTCCTGGCGCACACCTTGTCTGAGGTGGGCTTTGCCGGTGCCGCATTTGCAGTGTTTGCCGGCATTAGACCGCTTGACGGGATGTTGATGTTTACGGCCATTAGCAGTATTAGTGTCGGCCGGATGTCGGTTCAGGCCTCGCGTCGTGAAGCGTCGATTAGCGCGGTTTCGAGCTTGTTCATCGGTTTGGGCATTTTGTTTTTATCGCTTTCGAGTGCCAATGCTAGCTATGCGACGACGATTCTGTTCGGCAGCATTATCGGCATTTCGCGTAGTGACGTTTGGCAGCTGGTTGCGTTGGCTGCTGGCGTTTTGTTTACGTTGTATTTTGGATATCGCCGCCTAGCATTTGATTCATTTGATCCGGTGGGTTCGGCTGCGCAAGGGTTGAAAAGTAAATACATTTCCATTTACTTTCTGCTCATTCTCGCGGTTTCGGTTTCGATCGGCGCGCAAATCGTCGGTAGTTTGCTAGTGTTCATTTTGCTCACGCTGCCGCCTAATGTTGCCAAGTACCTGGGAAGAACCCTGCCGCAGATGATTGTGATTTCCGTCATCACGGCGTTAATCGGCGTCTGGAGTGGCCTTTACCTGGGGTTCCTGACGAACTGGCCAGTAACCTTCTTCATTGCCGCCATTGAGTTTATCTTTTATTTCCTGGCGCTGTGGTATCACCACCAGACAAATTGA
- a CDS encoding metal ABC transporter ATP-binding protein encodes MSEPILSVKHLSFGFRDQQLYRDLSFHLDVGSITSLVGPNGVGKTTLIRLLMAQLKPQAGTIQFRKQPPVRLGYVPQFRNVDEEFPLSIRSFIQLRQLDHLFFWHTPKEKAALNRVIKATHLTHIADTRLGMASGGEKQKAYLAQALLDDPNFLILDESTASLDVNTKHELMDLVQELNQTQKLTVLFVTHDLSLAKQYTKQYLLLTGDRYEMKPTAEMDLASMPEELRNDAENRGVIA; translated from the coding sequence ATGAGCGAACCAATTTTGTCTGTGAAGCACCTTAGTTTTGGATTTCGCGATCAACAGCTTTATCGCGACCTGAGTTTTCATTTGGATGTCGGCTCGATAACGAGCTTGGTTGGGCCGAATGGGGTGGGGAAGACCACGCTGATTCGCCTGTTGATGGCACAGTTAAAGCCGCAAGCCGGCACGATTCAGTTTCGCAAGCAGCCACCGGTTCGACTGGGCTATGTACCACAATTTCGCAATGTCGATGAGGAATTTCCGCTGTCAATCCGCAGCTTTATTCAGTTGCGGCAGCTGGACCATCTTTTCTTTTGGCATACGCCTAAGGAAAAAGCGGCGCTGAACCGGGTTATCAAAGCGACCCACTTAACGCATATTGCCGACACACGGCTCGGGATGGCGAGTGGCGGTGAAAAGCAGAAGGCCTATTTAGCCCAGGCGCTGTTGGATGATCCCAACTTTTTGATTCTCGATGAATCGACGGCAAGCCTGGATGTGAATACCAAGCATGAGTTGATGGATCTGGTTCAGGAGCTGAACCAGACCCAGAAGCTAACGGTGTTGTTCGTGACGCATGACTTGAGCCTAGCGAAGCAATATACCAAACAATATTTGCTGTTGACCGGCGATCGTTACGAAATGAAGCCGACTGCCGAGATGGATCTGGCTTCAATGCCGGAAGAGTTGCGCAATGATGCCGAGAATCGCGGGGTGATCGCATGA
- a CDS encoding NAD(P)-dependent oxidoreductase, with protein MSSLKLGFIGTGVMGTGIIKNFLKAGQEVIVYNRTKAHAQAVLDAGAVWAESPHAVAAQCHVVMSMVGFPQDVEAVYFGCDGILAGTQAGDLVIDMTTSTPTLAKQIAEKAKEKGVIAVDAPVSGGDIGAKKGTLTIMIGGQKDLLSKLKELFAPIASSVNYFGPAGSGQHAKMANQIMIAGTMTGLSEMLVYGKAAGLDLNEILKVVGSGAAANWSLSNYGPRMLQADYTPGFFAKHFLKDLRIALDEAKKMHLQLPATELAEDLYAKMVAAGKGDLGTQGLVTMNERWDEA; from the coding sequence ATGAGCTCGTTGAAACTTGGATTTATTGGCACCGGTGTGATGGGTACCGGCATCATCAAGAACTTTCTTAAAGCCGGTCAGGAAGTCATCGTTTACAATCGCACCAAGGCCCATGCACAGGCAGTCTTGGATGCCGGCGCGGTCTGGGCAGAATCACCCCACGCCGTTGCTGCACAATGTCATGTCGTCATGTCGATGGTCGGCTTTCCGCAAGATGTCGAAGCAGTCTATTTTGGCTGTGATGGCATTCTGGCCGGTACTCAGGCCGGTGACCTGGTGATTGATATGACCACCAGCACCCCGACACTGGCCAAGCAAATTGCCGAAAAAGCCAAAGAAAAAGGCGTCATTGCCGTTGATGCGCCTGTTTCCGGTGGGGACATTGGCGCTAAAAAAGGCACCCTCACCATTATGATCGGCGGCCAAAAAGACTTGCTGTCGAAACTCAAGGAGCTGTTTGCACCGATCGCCTCATCCGTCAATTATTTTGGCCCGGCCGGTTCCGGGCAGCATGCCAAAATGGCCAATCAAATTATGATTGCCGGCACGATGACTGGATTGAGCGAGATGCTCGTCTATGGAAAAGCCGCTGGATTGGATCTGAACGAAATTCTGAAAGTCGTCGGCAGTGGTGCCGCGGCGAACTGGAGTCTCAGCAACTACGGTCCGCGTATGCTGCAAGCCGATTACACGCCCGGCTTTTTCGCCAAACATTTTCTCAAAGACCTGCGCATTGCGTTAGACGAAGCCAAGAAAATGCACTTGCAGTTGCCGGCAACCGAATTGGCCGAAGATCTGTATGCCAAAATGGTGGCAGCGGGCAAAGGTGATTTAGGAACGCAAGGATTAGTCACGATGAACGAACGGTGGGATGAAGCATGA
- a CDS encoding metallophosphoesterase family protein, with translation MTKIAILSDIHGNMTAFSAVIKDAQAHHPDEYWFLGDLFLPGPGAANLWHGLHALPLTHLVKGNWDDDLFWVLDGPVDLAQPTDVYFSRLVAYLWPQLTADMLTTIRHWPLHDVFEQDGLVISLAHNLPDSNHGHCLYPDQPQANFDQIAPSQDIDIAIYGHTHQQLLRYTSSGQVILNPGSIGQAYSPRAKLQTTSYADYALLELGNGAITDLNLRQVPYDVSAELAVAKEAQLPYLEVYTKLRHTGATSTHDAAYLAQFDQSHHYRAEVAEFLRQQRERH, from the coding sequence ATGACCAAAATCGCCATTTTATCAGATATTCACGGCAATATGACTGCCTTTTCAGCGGTCATCAAAGACGCCCAAGCACATCATCCAGATGAATACTGGTTTCTTGGCGATCTATTCTTACCAGGCCCGGGAGCAGCTAACCTCTGGCACGGCCTGCATGCCTTGCCGCTGACGCATCTCGTCAAAGGAAACTGGGATGACGATTTATTCTGGGTTTTAGATGGTCCGGTCGACTTGGCGCAACCCACCGATGTCTACTTCAGTCGCTTAGTGGCGTATCTGTGGCCACAACTGACGGCCGACATGTTGACGACCATCCGTCATTGGCCGCTGCATGACGTTTTTGAACAAGATGGCCTCGTGATCAGCCTGGCCCACAATCTGCCAGACTCTAATCACGGTCATTGCTTATACCCCGACCAACCACAGGCAAACTTTGACCAGATTGCTCCGAGTCAAGATATCGACATTGCGATTTATGGGCACACCCATCAGCAATTGCTGCGCTATACCAGCAGCGGTCAGGTTATTCTCAATCCCGGTTCGATTGGCCAAGCCTATTCACCGCGCGCCAAGTTGCAAACCACCAGCTATGCGGATTACGCATTATTGGAACTCGGCAACGGCGCCATCACCGATCTGAACTTACGGCAGGTTCCCTATGACGTCTCGGCCGAATTGGCAGTGGCCAAGGAAGCCCAGCTGCCTTATCTAGAGGTTTACACCAAGCTGCGGCACACTGGCGCGACAAGCACCCACGACGCCGCCTACCTTGCCCAGTTTGATCAATCCCACCACTATCGGGCAGAAGTCGCTGAATTTTTGCGTCAACAGCGCGAGCGGCACTAG
- the gntK gene encoding gluconokinase, with product MSIKYMIGVDLGTTSTKVVLFDLKGQAIATANNLYPLYQDTPDMAEEDPEEIFAATVGGLTEVMHRGNVQPGELGGVSFSAAMHSLILMDEHDKPITRVITWADNRAAAYATKLKQSDLGMTLSKATGVPTHPMSPLVKLLWLSAEHPELVARTRHFIGIKDYILFRFFGRYVQDYSLANATGLFNIHTVDWDDRALDVANVRRDQLPELVDTSYQLTGLNANYAAVTGIDDKTPFILGASDGTLSNLGVGAIDPGVLAVTIGTSGAVRVVTDKPVVDPQGRLFTYYLAPNKWVVGGPVNNGGIVFRWVRDQLFAPEKITAEQLQVDSYEVLTDIASKIPAGADGLLFHPYLGGERAPIWDANARGSFFGLTRQHTRAHMVRAALEGIVYNLYMVMLMIEGITGKPRAIQATGGFARSALWRQMLADVFEQEVNIPESFESSALGAVVIGMKSLGLIDDLSVVKDMIGVTNTHEPNEANFQAYRELLPIWIRLTRKLGSEYQAIADYQRAHPDPRARSKEQD from the coding sequence ATGTCTATCAAATATATGATCGGGGTTGATTTAGGTACAACGAGTACCAAGGTCGTTTTGTTTGATCTAAAAGGTCAAGCGATTGCGACGGCGAATAACCTTTACCCGTTATATCAAGATACGCCGGATATGGCTGAAGAGGATCCGGAAGAAATTTTTGCGGCGACGGTTGGCGGATTAACCGAAGTCATGCATCGCGGGAATGTTCAGCCCGGTGAATTAGGCGGCGTTTCGTTTTCAGCCGCCATGCATAGTCTGATTTTGATGGATGAGCATGACAAACCGATCACACGGGTTATTACCTGGGCAGACAATCGGGCGGCGGCTTACGCGACGAAGCTGAAGCAAAGTGACCTGGGGATGACGCTGTCTAAGGCGACCGGGGTTCCAACGCACCCGATGTCGCCGCTGGTGAAATTACTGTGGCTCAGTGCCGAGCATCCCGAGCTTGTCGCCCGCACGCGTCATTTTATCGGGATTAAAGATTATATCTTGTTCCGCTTTTTCGGGCGGTATGTTCAAGACTATTCACTGGCAAACGCGACGGGCTTGTTCAATATTCACACGGTGGATTGGGATGATCGTGCGTTAGATGTCGCCAATGTCCGGCGCGATCAACTGCCGGAGTTGGTGGATACGAGTTATCAGCTGACCGGGTTAAATGCTAATTACGCCGCCGTGACCGGCATTGACGACAAAACACCGTTCATTCTCGGGGCTAGTGATGGCACGCTAAGTAACCTTGGCGTTGGCGCGATTGATCCTGGCGTTTTGGCGGTCACGATTGGCACTTCAGGCGCCGTTCGCGTGGTGACGGATAAGCCGGTTGTTGATCCGCAAGGGCGGTTATTCACTTACTACTTGGCACCTAATAAGTGGGTCGTCGGCGGTCCGGTGAATAATGGCGGCATCGTGTTCCGCTGGGTGCGCGATCAATTGTTTGCGCCGGAAAAAATCACCGCCGAGCAACTACAGGTTGATTCATATGAAGTTTTGACCGACATTGCCAGCAAAATTCCTGCCGGTGCCGATGGGCTATTATTCCATCCGTATCTTGGCGGGGAACGGGCCCCGATTTGGGACGCGAATGCGCGCGGCAGTTTCTTCGGCTTAACCCGCCAGCATACACGAGCACACATGGTTCGCGCGGCACTTGAGGGCATCGTTTATAACCTGTATATGGTGATGTTGATGATCGAAGGCATTACTGGCAAACCTCGCGCCATTCAAGCGACAGGCGGGTTCGCCCGCAGCGCATTATGGCGACAAATGCTGGCCGATGTGTTTGAACAGGAAGTCAACATTCCTGAAAGTTTTGAAAGCTCGGCATTGGGAGCCGTGGTGATCGGGATGAAATCGTTAGGGTTGATTGATGATCTCAGTGTCGTCAAGGATATGATTGGCGTCACCAACACGCATGAACCGAATGAAGCTAATTTCCAAGCTTATCGGGAATTGTTGCCAATCTGGATTCGGCTAACGCGCAAGCTAGGCAGCGAGTATCAGGCGATTGCCGATTATCAACGCGCGCATCCGGATCCGAGGGCACGTAGCAAAGAACAGGATTAA